In the Longimicrobium sp. genome, ACTAAAATCGCAGTCACTCTGGAAGCCGATCTGCTCAATCAGGTCGACACGCTCGTACGCCAACATCGTTTCAGCAATCGCAGTCAGGCTATCGAAGCTGCGGTAGCTGAGCAGGTGGCGCGTTTTCGTCGTACGCGCCTCGCCGAAGCCTGCGCGCAACTCGATCCCGCCGAGGAACGCGCGCTTGCCGAGGAGGGGCTCGGAACTGACGCGGCTACCTGGCCCGAGTACTGAGCGGTGCGCATCCGTCGGGGGGAGATCCGCTGGGCCGAGCTGGATCCGGTCCGTGGACGTGAGCAGGCCGGCCGGCGCCCGGTGCTGGTTTTGAGCCATGATGTGTTCAATGAGCGCTCTGGGACAGTGATCGCGGTCGCACTCACGAGCCAACCACAGCGAGCCGGTTTCCCGCTCACGCTGGAACTCGACTCCACGGCTCTGCCGAAGAAATCATGGGTGAAAATCAGCCAGATCCGCACCCTCGCCACGGAGCGCATCGGCGATGTTCTAGGTGAGGCCTCGCCTGAAGAACTCGTACAGGTAATCGAGGGGCTGAACGAGGTTATTGGAGACTGATGGGCTCTGATCAGGACGAGAAAACCCGGCCGCGATCCAATCGCAGCCGGGTCTTTCGTACTTCCGTACTCTCGTACTTCGTACCCGTACCCTACTTCGTCCCGAACAGCCGGTCCCCCGCGTCGCCCAGGCCGGGAAGGATGTAGCCGTGGTCGTTCAGCTCGCGGTCGAGCGCGGCGGCGAAGATGTGCACGTCGGGGTGCTCGTCCAGCATCCGCTGCACGCCCTCGGGGGCGGCCACCATGCACAGCATCCGCACGCGCTTGGCCCCCTGCCGCTTGAGCGAGGCCACCGCCGCCGCCGCCGAGCCGCCGGTGGCGAGCATCGGGTCCAGCAGCACGAAGTCGCGCGCCTCGGCCTCGGCGGGGATCTTGAAGTAGTAGTCCACCGGCTGCAGCGTGTCGTGGTCGCGGTACAGGCCGATGTGGCCCACGCGCACGCCGGGCATCAGCCGCACCACGCCGTCCACCATCCCCAGCCCCGCGCGCAGGATCGGCACCACGGTCAGCTTCTTTCCCTTGAGCGCCATCTGCGTGGTCTTCTCCAGCGGCGTCTCGATCTCCACCGGCTCCACCGGCAGGTCCTTGGTGACCTCGTACGCCATGAGCATGGCGATCTCGTCCACCAGCTCCTTGAACTTCTTCTTCGAGGTCTCCTTGTCCCGCAGCACCGAGAGCTTGTGCTGGATCAGCGGATGGGAGATGACGGTCAGGTTGGGGAACCGGGATTCGGTCACGGGCGCCTCCGGAGGCTGGACGGTCGGGCGGGCGTGAAGGTAGGGGGAGGACGGCGAGTGCGAAAGTACGGAAGTACGGAAGTGCGTGAGTGCGTGAGTGCGTGAGTGCGTGAGTTCGGGATACCGTCTTCCGGGATTCGCTGTGCATTGGGAAGCTGTCATTCCGAGTGGAGCCCGATGCGCTGATCTCGCGTTCGCCACCGAAGTCGGCCGGGCTCCCGAGGAATCTACCCGCGGCCGGCAGGAGACCGGATCGATGCACGGAGCCGGCATCCGGGCGGGGTGGGTAGATTCCTCGGGCGCCGCCCAGCTCAGGTGTGAACTCCGGATCGGCACTGCGGCGCCGCTCGGAATGACACGGTTCGCGAGAGGACCGGATTGCACTGATTTCTGGAATCCGGTATGAGTGCGAAGTGCGAAAGTGCATGAGTACGAGACCTGTCTCGCGCCCGACGGGTGCAGGCGAGGCCCTCTGCTCCGCACGGTCGCTTCGGCACGCTTCTTCCGCGCCGTCGGATGCCGCTCTCGCCGCTTCCCCAGGCGAGGATCTCACCCGATGACATGGAGGTGGTGTATGCGAGGAATCCGCCGGACCGTCTCCGCGGGCCTGCTCGGGCTCACGGTCGCTGGGGCGCTCGGCTTCGGCGCCGCGCAGGCGCTGGCCGCGCCCGCGTCCCCCACCGCCGCCGGCCGCGCGGCGTGCGACCCGCTCTACTGCCTGGATCTGTGCGGTCCCGAGTGGTACTGCGAGAAGAACGGCACCTGCCACTGCGGCGGCTGACGGCGAGTCCTCCGCGCCGGCCGACGGCGGGACGGCCTTTCGATCTCGGTCGTCCCGCTTTTCTGGTGGGAGGCAGGTAAAAATCACTTGACAAGATGTAAAGCACACTTTACCATCTCTCTCCGACGTCTCCAGTCGTGCTCCCCGCGAGCGACGCGGAGACCTCGCGTCGGAACCCGCACCGCCGAACCCCATGTCCGACTACTGCACCGCGCCGCCGACGCCGTGGTACCTGCACCCGTACTTCGCGGCGGCGCTGACCGCGCTGGGCGTCGGCGCCTCGTCGTGGACGCTGCGGCACCTGGACCCGGAGGGCGTGCTGCGCTGGGTGGCGGCGCTGCTGGCGGTGCCGCCCTCGGCGTTCCTGGTCTACACCTTCGTCCGCTGGATCCGCGGGCTCGACGAGCTGCAGCACCGCATCGTCTTCGAGGCGGTGGCCATCGCGTTCGTCACCAGCATCCTGGCGGCGATCGCGCTCGAGGGGCTGCAGAAGGCCGGCATCCTCACCCGCTTCCGCTGGGAAGACGCGTGGGAGGCCATGGTGTTCCTGTACGTGGCCGGGTACGCCTGGGCCCAGCGACGCTACCGGTGAAGAACCGGCTGCGGGTGCTGCGCGCCGAGCGGAGCTGGTCGCAGGCCGACCTGGCGTCGCGCCTGGGCGTGTCGCGCCAGACGGTCAACGCCATCGAGACGGAGAAGTACGACCCGTCGCTCCCCCTGGCCTTCCGCATCTCCGCCGTCTTCGGCCTCCCCATCGAGGAGATCTTCCACCCCGACGGCGGGGGAGGTTGATGCGCCGGGGCAGAGCCAGGGCGGCTGAAGCCGCGGCAACAACGGCGAGAAGCCTGCCTGCGCAGGCTGGTTCGGCGCGGGGGCTGCCTTCAGCGCGGGCAGGCTGGTTCCCAGGCGCGAAGCGCGCGGGCGCAGCCCGCAAGTCCGCGCAGGCGGACTTCGTGTAGTTGTTGCAGCGAATTCATTCGCCCGACTACGGGCGCGGCGGGTGACAGGCGGCGCGGGGCGCTTACATTTCATGCGCTCGAAGTCCGTCCCCGGCGGCGGCTTGCAACCTGCCGCCAGGTGTTTCCGTAGCACACGCCGCGCGGGGGCCGCACCCGGCCGCCGCCGTACCCCCACCCAGTGAACGCGCATGGACCACGCACTGATCCTGGAGGGAGTGTCCAAGCGATACTCCGGCCACACCGCGGTGGACAACCTGAGCCTGGCCGTGCCGCCCGGAACCATCTACGGCATCCTGGGGCCCAACGGCGCCGGCAAGTCCACCACGCTGCGCATGGTGATGAACATCATCCTGCGCGACGCCGGGCGCATCTCGCTCCTGGGCGCCGACCCCGAGGCCGACCGCGCGGTGCTGCGCCGCGTCGGCTTCCTCCCCGAGGAGCGCGGGCTGTACCGCAAGATGAAGGTGGTCGACGTGATCGTCTTCTTCGCCGAGCTGAAGGGGATGGACCGGCGCCAGGCCCGCCGCGACGCCGAAGAGTGGCTGGAGCGCATGGGGCTCGGCGAGTGGAGGATGGCCAAGGTGGAGACGCTCTCGAAGGGGATGCAGCAGAAGGTGCAGTTCATCGCCACCGTGGTGCACCGCCCCGACGTGCTGATCCTGGACGAGCCGCACTCCGGGCTCGACCCCGTGAACCAGGAGGTGCTGCGCGACACCATCCTGGGCGCCCGCGACGAGGGGCGCACGGTGATCTTCAGCACCCACAACATGGAGCAGGCCGAGCAGCTCTGCGAGCACGTCTGCATCATCGCGCAGGGGCGCAAGGTGCTGGACGGGCGGCTGCGCGACATCCAGCGCTCTCACCGCGGCAGCCGCTACCTGGTGGAGTTCGACGGGGCCTCCGAGGCGGCGGACCGCTTCATGGCCGAGGCGCGCTTCGGGCCGGCCGAGCGCAAGGGCGAGGCGTGGATGATCGACCTGGCGCCGGGCGCCGACCCCGGCTTCCTCCTCTCCTCGCTGGCCGCGCTGGACGTGCCCGTCGCCCGCTTCGAGCGCGAGCAGCCCTCTCTGCATGAGATCTTCGTCTCCCGCGTGGGAGACGCCGCCACCCCGCACCGCGTCCCGGAGGCCGCCCGTGTCTGAAGTGCTGATCGTGATGCGACGCGAGTTCCTGGAGCGCGTGCGCAGCAAGGCGTTCGTCATCGGCACCCTGCTCTTCCCCGTGTTCATGGGGGCCATGTGGGTGCTGCCGGTGCTGCTGGGCAGGGGCGGCGGCGGCGAGAAGACGGTGGTGGTGGTCGACGAGGCCCCCGCGGGGATCGGCGACTACGTGGTGCGCAAGCTGGAGGGCAACGCCCGCGGGGAGGGCGCCAAGGGGGTGCACTACCGGGTCGAGCGCGTGGCCGGGCCCTTCGAGCGCGTGCGGGCCGACCTGATGCGCCGGGTGCAGGCCGAGGAGATCGACGGCTACCTGCACCTCCCGGCGAACATCGTGGAGGGGAGCGCCGTCACCTTCCGCGCGCGCAACATCTCCAACTTCGACGTGCTGGACGACCTGGGAGACGCGGCCTCGGAGGCCGTGCAGGGCGAGCGGCTCCGGCGCGCCGGGCTCCAGGCGGCCGACGTGGCGGCGCTGATCCGCCCCGTGCGCGTGCAGACCGCGCGCGTCACCGACAAGGGCGAGGAGAGCGGGAGCGCGGGGGCGGCGTTCATCCTGGCGTACGTCTTCGGCTTCCTCACCTACATGATGATCATCCTCTACGGCGTGAACGTGCAGCGGAGCGTGCTGGAGGAGAAGACCAACCGCATCGCCGAGGTGATCGTGAGCTCCATGCACGCCCGCCACCTGATGCTGGGGAAGATCGTGGGCGTGGCCGCCGTGGCGCTCCTGCAGGTGGCGGTGTGGGTGGTGCTGATCACGCTCCTGGTCACGCAGTCCGACGTGCTGGCCCGGCGCTTCGGCCTGCCGCCCGGCGTGCTCGACGCGGCGAAGATCAAGCCGGGGGTGGCCGCGGCGGTGATCGCCTGCTTCGTGCTGGGCTTCCTCCTCTACTCGGCCGTGTTCGCCGCGGTGGGGGCGGCGGTCAACAGCGATCAGGAGGCGCAGCAGTTCCAGATCTACGTGCTGGCCCCGCTCATCGTCCCGCTGGTCTTCATCTTCAAGATCATCAGCGACCCGCTGGGGCAGACGGCCACGCTGCTCACGCTGATCCCCTTCACCGCCCCGGTGGCGCTGCCGATGCGCCTCG is a window encoding:
- a CDS encoding ATP-binding cassette domain-containing protein translates to MSKRYSGHTAVDNLSLAVPPGTIYGILGPNGAGKSTTLRMVMNIILRDAGRISLLGADPEADRAVLRRVGFLPEERGLYRKMKVVDVIVFFAELKGMDRRQARRDAEEWLERMGLGEWRMAKVETLSKGMQQKVQFIATVVHRPDVLILDEPHSGLDPVNQEVLRDTILGARDEGRTVIFSTHNMEQAEQLCEHVCIIAQGRKVLDGRLRDIQRSHRGSRYLVEFDGASEAADRFMAEARFGPAERKGEAWMIDLAPGADPGFLLSSLAALDVPVARFEREQPSLHEIFVSRVGDAATPHRVPEAARV
- a CDS encoding ABC transporter permease produces the protein MSEVLIVMRREFLERVRSKAFVIGTLLFPVFMGAMWVLPVLLGRGGGGEKTVVVVDEAPAGIGDYVVRKLEGNARGEGAKGVHYRVERVAGPFERVRADLMRRVQAEEIDGYLHLPANIVEGSAVTFRARNISNFDVLDDLGDAASEAVQGERLRRAGLQAADVAALIRPVRVQTARVTDKGEESGSAGAAFILAYVFGFLTYMMIILYGVNVQRSVLEEKTNRIAEVIVSSMHARHLMLGKIVGVAAVALLQVAVWVVLITLLVTQSDVLARRFGLPPGVLDAAKIKPGVAAAVIACFVLGFLLYSAVFAAVGAAVNSDQEAQQFQIYVLAPLIVPLVFIFKIISDPLGQTATLLTLIPFTAPVALPMRLGAAEVPVWQVLAALAGMAAAVLLVAWVAGKVYRVGILSTGKKPTLKELGRWLKAA
- a CDS encoding type II toxin-antitoxin system PemK/MazF family toxin codes for the protein MRIRRGEIRWAELDPVRGREQAGRRPVLVLSHDVFNERSGTVIAVALTSQPQRAGFPLTLELDSTALPKKSWVKISQIRTLATERIGDVLGEASPEELVQVIEGLNEVIGD
- a CDS encoding ribbon-helix-helix domain-containing protein, with the translated sequence MVIERLDRQISMTYYPTMPKTKIAVTLEADLLNQVDTLVRQHRFSNRSQAIEAAVAEQVARFRRTRLAEACAQLDPAEERALAEEGLGTDAATWPEY
- the upp gene encoding uracil phosphoribosyltransferase; translation: MTESRFPNLTVISHPLIQHKLSVLRDKETSKKKFKELVDEIAMLMAYEVTKDLPVEPVEIETPLEKTTQMALKGKKLTVVPILRAGLGMVDGVVRLMPGVRVGHIGLYRDHDTLQPVDYYFKIPAEAEARDFVLLDPMLATGGSAAAAVASLKRQGAKRVRMLCMVAAPEGVQRMLDEHPDVHIFAAALDRELNDHGYILPGLGDAGDRLFGTK
- a CDS encoding helix-turn-helix transcriptional regulator, whose translation is MKNRLRVLRAERSWSQADLASRLGVSRQTVNAIETEKYDPSLPLAFRISAVFGLPIEEIFHPDGGGG